The following coding sequences lie in one Pontibacter sp. G13 genomic window:
- a CDS encoding DUF2167 domain-containing protein: MITQPMKTILISVLSLVMMGAWTSAVAQEVTEEEAAALDSMVQMQLMYQVFIDSFEKALVFHTDTIDLNDGMASLIVPEGYKYINGEQTSMLLQIWGNPESESLGMLLLESEDPMDSTSYVIELSYEEEGYVDDEDAADLDYDELLESMQADAAEGSKLRVEMGYESVELVGWASEPFYDAENKKLHWAQELKFGSSESHTLNYNIRILGRQGYLVMNVIAEMDQVENVKANADQFLESVTFNEGHQYDDFNPEIDKIAAVGIGGLIAGKVLAKAGLLAKLGVLLAKFWKLILLGGAGLLAGIKKFFGGKEEA; this comes from the coding sequence ATGATCACTCAACCTATGAAAACCATCTTGATTTCCGTGCTCTCCCTTGTGATGATGGGCGCTTGGACTTCCGCAGTTGCACAGGAGGTTACCGAAGAGGAGGCGGCTGCACTGGATTCCATGGTTCAGATGCAATTGATGTATCAGGTATTCATCGATTCCTTCGAAAAGGCCTTGGTATTTCACACAGATACCATCGACCTGAATGATGGGATGGCTAGTTTGATTGTCCCTGAAGGATACAAATACATCAACGGCGAGCAGACAAGTATGCTGCTCCAGATTTGGGGAAACCCTGAATCTGAATCTCTGGGAATGTTGCTCCTCGAATCTGAAGATCCGATGGATTCTACCTCCTATGTGATCGAGCTTTCCTATGAGGAAGAAGGATATGTCGATGATGAAGATGCGGCAGATTTGGACTATGATGAACTGCTGGAATCCATGCAGGCCGATGCGGCAGAAGGATCCAAACTCCGTGTGGAAATGGGGTACGAGTCTGTCGAGTTGGTCGGCTGGGCTTCTGAACCATTTTATGACGCCGAGAATAAAAAACTTCACTGGGCGCAAGAGCTTAAGTTTGGTTCTTCTGAATCCCACACCCTGAATTACAACATCCGCATCTTGGGTCGTCAGGGATACCTCGTGATGAATGTCATCGCTGAAATGGATCAGGTGGAAAATGTCAAAGCCAATGCAGATCAATTTCTGGAAAGCGTCACCTTCAACGAGGGACACCAATATGACGATTTCAACCCGGAAATTGACAAGATCGCAGCCGTAGGCATCGGAGGTTTGATCGCAGGGAAAGTCCTCGCCAAAGCAGGACTTTTGGCCAAGCTGGGAGTGCTGCTGGCCAAGTTTTGGAAATTGATCCTGCTTGGCGGAGCTGGTCTGCTAGCGGGTATCAAGAAGTTTTTTGGAGGAAAGGAAGAGGCTTAA